The genome window CGATCACACAAAACGATTTTCGGACTAAATTTGACTCGGACGAGAAGAGGTTTTGGAACGTCTTGAGACGAGGCGAATGCGAAGAGTCGCAGCACAGAGCAGAGgagattcgcgattggAAATGCGCTCTCAATCAAACGGTCCCGAATAaccacactcacgactcgtgaatcttACTTTCAAGATAACTTATTGCAACATCATCGTGATTTCACTCTTCAACCTCTCTATCCGCATTATCTTCCGAGAAGTCCAACAGCACAGGGGCTTAGACAGTAGCAGTAGTACGTTTGCGCGCGCATCTGCTACAGCCTCAGGATCCTATCACCACGAGACGAATCGTAGCGGTTGAGGTTTCACTTCATCATTACCGACATGGCGTCGAAAAGCAACGAACAAGTTGTCACCGAGACCTTCTCGGAACGATCTCCCTTTGCTGATGGTATGACAGCAGCCGGTGCTAGTGCCGGTGCCGGTCTTTTCGTCAGCGCTATCCAGAACAGTGTTCAGAGTCACAACAAGGGTGCTCTCGGTGTCTTTACTCGTACAGGAAGCACCATTGCTCTTTTCAGTAAGTATCTCCACCTACTTCGACGAGGGACGGACCTGTGCAGGGAAGAGGCACATGCATATTGCGGCTGTGCTCGTTGTACATGGTTGACGCGACTGCAGTCCCTTCTTAGCTATAATGTTCCACTGACTAACGCTGTTCTTTACCTTGTTACTTTGCATCGTTAACGACCCTGTTCTCTCTCAGCTGCAATGGGAGGCATCTTCTCGTACACCGACTCGACGGTCGCCAATTTTAGACAGAAGGATGATGCTGTCAACGGAGCGATCGGTGGTTGCGCTGCCGGTTTTGTGCTCGGTGCTGCCGCTCGCTCCGTTCCTATGATGTTTGGTGGTTGCGCTTCTCTCGCTGCATTGATCGGTACTTTTGATGCGGCAGGTAAGTCGCTCCAGGGCACCTACGCGCGCGCATCGCCATATGACTTTTCACATGATCACGACGCAGCTCCGGGCGCGCAAGGTTGGAGGGAAGCTCGAGATGCCCGTCGTCAGAACTTCTTCAAGGTAAGTAGCAGCAGAGCACGGATCGAACAAATTCAGCGACATCTGACTCACCCATCCTCCCTTGGCAAACACTCCTGCATTCTGGCAACAAACAGCAAAAGAAGGACGACGTCGAGTCTGATGCATAGATACGCTGAATGCTTCGCTCAATCCATTTATCTCTATCATTTCCC of Mycosarcoma maydis chromosome 7, whole genome shotgun sequence contains these proteins:
- a CDS encoding uncharacterized protein (related to nadh-ubiquinone oxidoreductase 21.3 kDa subunit) yields the protein MASKSNEQVVTETFSERSPFADGMTAAGASAGAGLFVSAIQNSVQSHNKGALGVFTRTGSTIALFTAMGGIFSYTDSTVANFRQKDDAVNGAIGGCAAGFVLGAAARSVPMMFGGCASLAALIGTFDAAGKSLQGTYARASPYDFSHDHDAAPGAQGWREARDARRQNFFKQKKDDVESDA